The DNA segment CGTGTCAGAACTGGTTTAGTCCCACCCGTGGTGGCACTTTCTGGTTGAGAGCTCCAGAACTCTCAGCCTCTGGTTTCTGCTTatccatctgtaaagtgggggtatCTGCCTTGTTGCCTTCTGGTCAGGGGGATCAGATGAGACTCTGAGCTTACACACATGATGTGTGTGAGCACGTTATGAACAATGGAGCGGGTACTTTGTGTACCAGAGTGACActttgagggagagaagagaatcggACAGTCTCAACAGGTTAGCGGGAAAGGAACGTTATGctctatgtttaatttatttttaaaattttatttattttgagagagacagtgagtatgagcgagaggcagagagaaagaatcccaattaggctctgcactgtcagcacggagcccgatgtggggctcaaacccacaaactgaaatcatgacctgagctgaaatcaagagtcagacacttaaccgactgagtcatccaggctcccctagtttttaaaatagtaaaatcacAGGTAGAATTGAAATGTTTTTGCCCTTTCATGTCTAAAATTGGGATGaatgaagaataatttttgaTGAGGTTAATGACTAATTGTATGAATGACATAGTTTCAAGGGATTTTCTGCCGGGGACTACTAGGTGGCACTTAATAGTGCTTTGTGATCTATGAAGCACTTGGATTCACTTAGTCTTTGTATTAATCCTTGGAGGTAGatactgttctccatattttataaatgaagagacTGAGGCCCAAGGTCATATATGTAACCAGTCACAGTACTAGAGCTCAAAATCTCCTGATTCCCTATTTCCCGGTGTTTTTCCCCCCATATTCCAAAGTTGTCTGGGAATCTGTTTCCTTAAGGGGTCATAAGAGGATCATGATGCACAGTATATGGTACTGGTGGCTTGTGGGTAAGGATATAGAACATTGTGGACTGTTTGCGTTTTGCAGTGAACATCCCAGATGATTCTTTGCACCCTGAGTTTAGAAACCACTGCTGTAGGGCATCAGGGTTGGGTTGGTGGCTCATTTAATCTCTCAGACAAGGCAGATAATTCTGGAGAGGGGCACTGTCCGTCTTTGAGAACTTTCCAGGATAGGTGTCAGTCAGAATTccagttgagcattttttccagTTGGCTGGCCCATTTTCTGCATCTTGGCCACAGGAGTAGAACGTGAGGATGGCTGACATGCCAGCTTACATAAATTGACATGTTGAGTGTGGGAGAACATTTAGACATGCCATTTGTTTGGAATGTAGCTTGGGCTTCCTAGATAATGGCGCACAGAGACCGTGGTGGTGGAGCGGGCCTTGATCTAGAAGAACTGAAAAGTAGACTTGTCTCTCCCCTCCGAGACGGCTAGTTCTGCATGTTAGGAACCCAGAGTGACTTTCCCCAGTGAAGGGAAAGGGGCAGGCTCCACATAAAAGCATTTAGCTGGAGAGGAGTAGCATGCCTGAGTCTTGGCTTTGAGACACCGGGAATGGCAGGGCTTGTACCTGGTAGGAGAAGCAGCATGAGTGTTCAAGGGCCTCCTTAAAAGGCCGAAAAGGCCTATAGCTTGTGTTCTGGTTTTTCACTTGCTGGCAAGTGGGAAAATTATTTCTCTGAAAGCAAAAGCTCTATTGCGGTATTTAATACAGAACTATTTGAGATATGTTGTAGAATGAATACATTCTCCTAAAGATGGAATTCTGTCTAGTACGGCAAAATCAAATATCTGTTCTATAATCAAAATTATTCTACCTattaatgtttttccttttgcctgaGGTTAAAGTGTGAACCAAGTTATTTATACCCAAACTATCTGTTTTGTATttgctgtcatttaaaaaaagtcccTTCTCACCCATCTGAACAGAAATTAAAGCTACAGAGTGGAGAGATAACAAGAGAAGAGAAGCAGCCGGCCTCAGCCCAATCCACCCCCAGCAGCACCCCGCACTCCTCCCCTAAGCAGAAGTCCAGGTGAGCCCTTGCTGGGAGCCTTTCGTGCTGCATCGTGCTTCCAGGAAGCTAGTGCTGCATGTGAAATCGGAGCTTAAGCCTGTGGTTTCAGAGGGAGCCGGGGGAGCTGACAGTTCTAGTCTTTTGGCATGAGGCGCTTCTAGAGGTGTCAGAAGGGGATATAAGGAtatgctttattctttctcttccagaGGCTGGTTCACTTCTGGTTCTTCCACAGCCTTACCTGGCCCAAATCCTGGCCCCATGGATTCTGCAAGTGGGGACAAGGACAGAAACTTGGCAGATAAATGGAGCCTCTTTGGACCAAGATCCCTCCAGAAGTCTGAGTCAGGTAAGGCAGCTccttcaaaaaaaaccaaaaaccaaaaacaaacaaacaaaaaaaccatgtgGATGGCATTTTACCATGTATATTGGGAGCTGCtactaattttgaaataatttactttttggtTTACTTCCATAGGAGGTTTTGCCACCCAGGCTTACAGAGGAGCCCAGAAACCTTCTCCGATGGAACTGATCCGTGCCCAGGCCACCCGCATGGCTGAAGATCCAGCAACCTTCAAGCCACCCAAGATGGACATCCCAGTGGTGGAAGGGAAGAAACAACCGCCACGGACCCACAATCTCAAACCCCGTGACTTAAATGTGCTCACACCCACTGGCTTCTAGAGCTCTTTGTATTCCAGGGACTCTGGATAGAGGATATCTTGTATCCAATTCTCTTTTTACCTTGGCTTTGACATACATaggaaaggtttctttttttttttttttttaacctcttaaaCCAAGGCTAGAGCTGGAGATATAATTGGGTTTTGAGGAATGTTAGTGCAAAGCTTATCCTTGTGTGGAAGAAGCCATTTTGTATGGTTTAAAGTTAAATCCCAGCAGTGATGTATGGGGGACCTCATTACCCATTTTTGTATCATTTACCTTAGACAAGAACTTTGATCACTGCTTACTAGGTAAATAATGTTTGTGTTGGTCCAGAACTGAGGCTTCTTGATGTCCTTACCACTATCAACACGTGTGCATGGAGAAACCATGAAATAGATGTGTTCACGAGCTAGTTTAGACTTTGGCCCTCTTGACTAGTGTACTTCTGTGTGTTCCAGCCTTGTCCGTGGGGCACCTGAGATCTATTTGAGCCAGACTCGGCAGGGACCCCTCTCCCTATGCTGAAACCGGAGCGTCCTTGCCTTTCGGTAGGCCTTACGGATCATGTCATCTTGCAGCCACTCATCGCCGGAGCGCCTCTTTGGCCAGTGCTGTTGGAGGGATGCTTCTCTTATGTGTCACAGAGCAAACACTAGTCTTGCATATCCTTTTTTGCGCTTTGAAAATGAGAGTAACTCACAATTCGGTTGAAAACTTCCTAAGGGAGGAAATTTAGTGTACTGGTTTGGTATAGATAAATGGATGTTAAACTTTTTTAGTATGGAAGGTGGTACCTACATTTAGATTATAGTCATTGAGGTTCATGTGAAACCAGTGTCAccctattttgaattttttttttttccattttgattttcttgTTCAGGCGAagcataaaacttttttttttttttctgggaggtagaagaatttaaaaattttctatatgAAATCATTGTCCCCCACAAAGAGCTGcatacttttataaatatgtaagttactgaggaacatttatttttcctctcaccATGTATATGTTCAGTCATTGTTCTAAACACAGTCTCAAATTcccactgttttgttttattttggatagtGTCCTGTCTACATAAGGACCTGGGCTGACCTTTCCATAGAGAAGCCCTGGAGTCTAAAATcagaataattaatttatttgtgtcttctgttcTGTATGCttgtatttcttatttgttttgacAATAAAAATCCTTAGTGCTTTCTCAAACGTGGatagcttttttttgtttgttttttttttgggtttttttggtccTTTTGAGAGTTGTTATTACATTCTGCCTACTCGCAGTCATAGAACCTAAGCATGGTAAACTTGGTATTTTGAAAAACCAGTGCCTTTTTATTGTATCCTTTTAACATCAAATTATTTGTAACACATTCAATCCTTTTgtttctgcctcccccccccccccccccaatacattAGATCTTAACAGACTGGCCACAAAGTCAAATTCATAGGCAACATAACAGCTCTAAAATAGGATGTTTGTGTTCCATCAGGGAGAAATGAGTAGATCTTTCTCTTTCGAAACAGGTTATCAGTACCTTGAATGACATACGTTGATGTCCAGAATTTGTTCAGCAGAGGGATTCTTTTTTCACATATTGAGTGGAAATGGTAAACACATAGTGCATATAGTATTACCTGTTTCAAAAAaggtataaataatttattaaaaaatatatacaccttGTATATTTAAGCCATATTTGACAACAGGCTAGGATAGAATatcaaaaaaagatatttactaAAGAGTTAGAAAGTCATTATAACCTACAGATAAATAGATAGGTTTGGTCCTCTAAGATTTTTAACTACTTCAGATACTTTTAGAACTTCCAAGTAGTTGGAGATAGAGTTCGGGAGGTATTCTTGGTGTTCAGTGCTTAGAAGGACCTCAGGGGCTGCTCCAGTTCTTTGGAGGAGGCTCTGCATCGGGGTTCAAGTCGGCGGCATAGAAGAGCAGGAGCTTCAACAAGTGCACCTTGTCTTGGAGCTGCGGCACGAGCGGCTCCCCCAGCATCTGGACCAGGCGGCTGCGGAAGGCCTCGATCTGCTTCTCCACGTCCACCACCGTGATGTCATCCCCCTGCTGGGGCTTGGGCTTAATCCTTTTGATGATTAAGTCTTTTCGATCAATCACTGAACTCCGTAAGTGCTCTGCAAGAGGGAAAAAGTCCACTGAACTGTTCTGAACTGCTTTTAACTCCCCTTTATGGTTTAAGATGAAGTGCAAATTTAGCAGGTAGGGTCTGGGCAGAGACTGGTTACTGGGGTATGACTCAAAGGCTATTTGAGGAACTGTGgtaactccattttttttaaagttgcttatttttaattatttatttttgaaagagagagagacagagtgtgagtgatggaggggcagagagtgagagagacacagaatccgaagaaaacttcaggctctgagctgtcagcacagagcccgatgtggggcttgaacccgtggggctggaacccatggaccatgagatcatgacctgagttgaagtcagatgcttaatcgactgagccattcagggaCCCCTTTTTAAgtctgagagagagcgagccagcacggggaggggcgcagagagaatcttaagcagactccacattcagcacagatcctgatatggggtctcgatcccacaaccctgtggatcatgacctgagccaaaaccaagagacggatgctcaaccgactgcaccacccaggcgcccctacatgaaGAATTATGATGGTGCAATTTACTCTCAACTCAAGTATTTAGGTGGATCCACAGATAAaccaaatgtggcaaaatgttaatagcTACTAAATCAACATAAAAGGTAAATGGGTGTTCACTGAACCTCTCTTTCAACCCTTCTGTAggtccaaaaataaaaacagggaaaagtAAAAGAGGTTATAAAGGTGGGTCATCCCAATGCACAGATCAGCCCCAACAGGATTCTGGAAGCCCGTGGAGCTCAGGCAAAGCAGCACAGGTCAGGGTAAGGCAAATGGATCAAAGAGAGCTCCGAGGACTTGTGGACTCCCAGATGCACCAGTGTGCACTAACTAGAGCATCATTTTCTCGATCTCATTTGTGAAAAGGGGATAATGGCACCTCTGCCAGCAGGGTTATTAGGACCGAACTACCTTACACCCagaagtttgggaaacacagaataaacttatttttaagcaACGTATTAggttacattttcaaataatatgctCAATATGTTTCTCCTCAACCTTCAGATAACTTTCCAGGTAAAGTCCCTCTAAACTTACGGCACTAGGCCTAACTGTAATATGAAAAGAAAGTACAACAAATGCACTACGGGAGTGTTCAAAATGGTAACACAGGAAGCAAAACTGCCTTGAGGTGTCATTTCAGGGCCCTTTCAGCATTCAATCAACAATTCCAGCAAGCACCTACTATGCATCTCGGACTGGGCTAGTTTCCAGGGATACAGTGGAATTAGACTTGGGCCCAGGCCCACGGGCTGGCATTCTACTTGCAGAGAGCCTGACAGTAAACCAGCCGTCAAGAACAACTATCGTTTTGGTGAGTACAATCAGAGAAATAAATCAGATGCTGTGACAGTGGCACTGGGGGAACGAGGGAAGCAGCCCACTCTAGTCAGGGAGGGCCTCTTAGCTGAGTCCTGAAGGGTGAGAAGGAGGCAACTGCAAAGGCCTAGGGGAAAAGCAATTCAGGTAATGAGAACAGGAGCTGTAAATGCCCCGAGGCAGGACAAAGCTTGTTCTGAGAACTAGAGGTAAAATCTGGGTAGCAAGGGAGAGCGGTAAAAGATGAGACTGGAAGGTAGTCTGGACCACAGAACAATGTGGAGTTTGGCCTTGAAGAGCAAATGAAGTATCTGGAGGGTTGTAAGCCAGGGAATGTCCTCCATTTTATTCTGCTACTGGTGGAGAATGGTTGTAGGGGGGCAAAAGCCTTTTAGTAAAATGCGGTTTTCTTAAGGCGTATGCTACTCTGAAAAATACGAAAGTGATttggaaaatatggaaagaactgGCTGaacagagggggggagagggaagactTGGGGTGGGAAGAAGAGTTTGGAGTTCATTAAGGTAATACAGCACATTCAAAGAAGCAAAGGTTAGCTGTTTCCATCCAAACACTGTCCAAGGGGGAGGAGCTCTCAGCCAGTGGACTTCGGCCATTCTGGTCCAGTTGGCAAAGGCCTTGGATTTTATGCTTCAGTAAGCATGCTTTAGTAAGTCTTACATCAGAGGCTGCTGGGATTACTGTGTGAGGTGATTTATGTAATGGGTTCAGCACAATACCTTACTCAAGATTATTATTTGTTCCTGGATCAGGTTACTAGggttaactattattattttatcatcctcctcctcctcaccctcatTATCGCCATCACTACAGGAATCTCCAACCTAACAGTCACACTgagctttttatcttctttacaGATCTTTCTCCATTTATCTCCATGTCAGTAATGGCAGAACCCTGGAGTCAGCCTTCAGACTCAGTCACCCAAGCCCTGTCAAACGGATCTTCAAAGTGCTTCTGTTCCATCCACTGCCTTCCCTGCTGTACCACCCACGTCCTCGCCACCATGACCCCTTCCGGGACCTGCCTGGTCCTCCACCAAACTACTTGCCACACATCAGGCGGAACAATCTTATGCAAAACCACTTTGATGGCTTCTCTTCACTCTTGGAATCAGCTGACATTCCTTAGCATGGCCCAGAAGGCCCTTTGTGCCCTCTCTACCACCCTAGTCTCATCTCGTGCTATTCTCCCCTGGCTCTCTacattccagtctttttttttttttttttttaacgtttatttttcagacagagagagacagagcatgaacgggggagggtcagagagagagagggagacacagaatctgaaacaggctccaggctccgagctggcagcacagagcccgatgcggggcttgaactcaccaaccgcgagatcatgacccgagccgaagtcagacgcttaaccgactgagccacccaggcgcccctctacattCCAGTCTTACTAGTGTGTTCTGTGTTCCTTGGACTCACTAAGCAACCTCTTGCCTCAGGGCCCTTagatgtgctatttttttttttctggaaaactttgCCTTATTTGCCTGCTAACACCAGTACTTCTTATCTCAGCTGAAGTATCACTTCTTCAGGGAAGCCTTTGTGGGTCCCTCCAAAAATAGATTACGTCCTCCTATTTTAtgtacttctcttttccttcagagCACTTATGTTAATTGTAATTATGTTACTTGTGTGAATATTTGCGTAGGATCAAATCTTTTCACTAGAcagtaagctctgtgagggcaaaGGCCATGTCGGTCTTATTCACTGAAGTATTCCCAATGAGCCAGGCACACAGGAGGCATTTCGTAAATATCTGTTGCCTGCATGAATATATGAATTGAACTGATCTTGCCTGCATCTGCTTTTCTCCCCTCTTTGGACAGGGCTCCTTGTGGGAAGgctgtatgtgtctctctcctcAGAATGAACTGGGATCTGACTTCTGCGGGCCATCCTGCTAACCTGTCCAGCCAAGTGGAATTCAGAAAAgcatgtgtttttcttcctttaaatacTGTATGTTTAAATTCCTAGCATTCCTAGCTTCAAAATAAGAGGTATAAACTATTCACAAGTGTCAGGAAAACTCATGGCATAAAGCAAGTTGTAATTGTGCTGAGGCTCAAACTTGAGCTGCATGGCTATGGAAGTGGGGGTGTGGTGGGACTGGTTCTCTTAGCCAGACAATGTGAGCTCATCTGGCAGACCAGCATCTCAGTGGGGCTGCTCTGCcttgaaatatttacaaagtgtGGGGCTTCAGGATATACTTCTCCCCAAGGTCAAGGGTTTGTACAAAAGTAATTTAACTATGTACAGACAGTTGAGAAAATGGGGGCTGGAAATTCCTTAGAATCTCACCTTCTAATCTCACCCAGTGATTTCATAGAATAATAATTCCTTCCAGTGTGTTTTCACTGCACACAGACTGGGCGACAGAcctttgaatcctggctctgcacCTTAATTTTCTCTCAGCCtttgtttccccatctataaaaagGGGATGATACTCTTCTTTACCAGGTTATTGGATTATATAAGCCAGTCTGTGTGAATTTACtagtcttccttcttttcttctcccatgCTAAGATGTTCCCCTAAACAAGGGGCAAGCTCCCCAacctcttcccttcttctcctaTCCGTGGAGCTGGACAGCTCAGGCTGACCCAAAATGCCCTCAACATCGTCCTCCGACACTTGCAGAGGGCAGAGATGATTAAGGAGCCCTCACAGGAAAAAGCCTCCCGACAATGATACCGAACATTTCAGGGTACCATTtagctgtcttctttggagaacatTGTTTCTAAACTATtggttctaaatatttttttctccttaactcTTGGTCTCCAAAGAAAGTGGAAAGAATGTTAAGGATAAAATAGCCCTGGAATACTCCATTTATTTTTGGCCAATATACACTGGTCTAaggctttcctctcctttcttagaAGCAGAAGAATATTCTGTAATGAAAATAGATTCCTtggatgggagatgggctagaggggtgatgggtactaaggagggcacttgtgatgagcactgggtgttgtatgtaagtgatgcagcactgaattctactcctgaaaccaaaattgcactgtatgtaaactaactaaaattaaaacaaaaaaacaaaaaaacaaaaaaaaacaaacctaacaaAATGGATCCCATGTCCATCTTAAGTCACTATTGCCCAAGGCCTAGCTGTGTTCCCTGAGAAGCAGAACAGAAGTGAACAAGCATGTTAAAGGTGAACTTGAAATCAACCCAAGCTGCTTTAATATTAAACTTTCTGCTTGATCTCCAAAAGAACAATTATGTAAACCTTGATGAGGCTAAGTACACATGGAATTTGCCTTTGGGGCTTTGTCCTGAGAAGGACATGCACCTTTCTTTGAGGTGCTCAATAATGCACAAACTACACAAGTACAAATGTCAAGGCCTTAACAATGCACTTTTAAGTTTCAGTTACAAGAGCCTGAAACACAAAAGACCTTGCAGCCTGCTCCTGGCTGGGCAAACAGGCTGAGAGTCAACGAACATTGACTGTGGGCTTAGTATTTTTTCTCACACCTATTAACAATCAGTGTTGAAAAGTTATATATTACCATCCCCATTccatagaaggaagaaaatgaggtctAGAGACATAAAGTTAGCAGAGTAAGTAGCGGagttgggattcaaatccagacctTCTGTCTTAAATTCAGTGccgttttttttatttctctacaaCAGTTTCCTCAGTTCCAGGCCCGAGAGGGTATAAGGACTAATTGTACCTTCCCAAGTGCCATTACTGAGCTAAGATCAATCTCAACATGATCATGGcaagtaaatataaaatttgtattacatgtaaatttatatatttgtgtatatttacatatgaatatatacttTCCCTCCTGTTTGAGAATAAGTTGAACATTATGCATTTCTACCCTTCAGTACTTCAGTCTGGATTTCCTAAGACCTAGGACATTTACTTTCATAAGCCAGGATCATTATCAAAAATAGGaagtttaatattaatataatgttattacATAATCTATTTACATTTCACCAATTGTCCCAATAATGTACTTTATagcttcttttttccttgttgaggatccaatccaggatcatGCTTTGCATTTAGTATTAATCTGGATTAGTTTCTAATCTGGAAGTTTCTTGGTCTTTGTTTTTAAGACATtggcactttatttatttatttaattttttaattttagagagagagagaaagtatgagtcggggagagatggagaggggcagacagagagagagagagcaagagaatcttaagcaggctccatgctcagcacagaggggctcaatcctatgaccctgggatcatgacattagctgaaatcaagagttggatgctcaacctgctgaactacccaggtgccccaagacattgGCATTTTTAAGGAGTATAAgccaattattttataaaaggtcCCTCAGTGTGAGTTTGTCTGGTGCTTCCATGTGATTAGACTCAGGTCATGGATTTTTGGCAAGAACACTTCATAAGTGATGAGGTGTTCTTCTCAGGGCATCATattaagaaatgtgttttcttggggtgcctgggtggctcagtcggttgagcgtccgacttcggctcaggtcacgatctcgccgtctgtgagtttgagccccgcgtcgggctctgtgctgacagcttggagcctggagcctgcttcggattc comes from the Prionailurus bengalensis isolate Pbe53 chromosome A1, Fcat_Pben_1.1_paternal_pri, whole genome shotgun sequence genome and includes:
- the KIAA1191 gene encoding putative monooxygenase p33MONOX isoform X2, which encodes MSLPIGMYRRAFSYDDALEDPTPMTPPPSDMGSIPWKPVIPERKYQHLAKAEEGEASVSSPAMTMSSATDSVDKAPVVKAKATHVIMNSLITKQTQESIQRFEQQAGLRDAGYTPHKGLTTEETKYLRVAEALHKLKLQSGEITREEKQPASAQSTPSSTPHSSPKQKSRGWFTSGSSTALPGPNPGPMDSASGDKDRNLADKWSLFGPRSLQKSESGGFATQAYRGAQKPSPMELIRAQATRMAEDPATFKPPKMDIPVVEGKKQPPRTHNLKPRDLNVLTPTGF
- the KIAA1191 gene encoding putative monooxygenase p33MONOX isoform X1, with the protein product MASRQPEVPALEPSGPLGKMSLPIGMYRRAFSYDDALEDPTPMTPPPSDMGSIPWKPVIPERKYQHLAKAEEGEASVSSPAMTMSSATDSVDKAPVVKAKATHVIMNSLITKQTQESIQRFEQQAGLRDAGYTPHKGLTTEETKYLRVAEALHKLKLQSGEITREEKQPASAQSTPSSTPHSSPKQKSRGWFTSGSSTALPGPNPGPMDSASGDKDRNLADKWSLFGPRSLQKSESGGFATQAYRGAQKPSPMELIRAQATRMAEDPATFKPPKMDIPVVEGKKQPPRTHNLKPRDLNVLTPTGF